The following proteins are co-located in the Gordonia polyisoprenivorans genome:
- a CDS encoding response regulator: MATDPRPPQATPAAPTPDNPTAAERSDAGPEHPVRVFLVDDHELVRRGLRDLLGTAEDIEVVGEAATVAEARVGILAARPDVAVLDVRLPDGNGVELCRDVRAAEPSVRCLMLTSYADDDALLAAVLAGASGFVLKQILGRNLVAAVRTVGRGGSLLDDRSTAALLAKIRDGKSQADPLAELTHQEREVFNLIGDGLTNRQIAQKMFLAEKTIKNYVSRILAKLDMQRRTQVAVMATKIRDGKA, encoded by the coding sequence ATGGCCACAGACCCGCGCCCACCCCAGGCCACCCCCGCCGCACCGACACCCGACAACCCGACCGCCGCGGAGCGATCCGACGCCGGTCCCGAACATCCCGTGCGGGTTTTTCTCGTCGACGACCACGAGCTCGTCCGCCGCGGACTACGTGATCTGCTCGGCACCGCCGAGGACATCGAGGTGGTCGGTGAGGCGGCGACCGTGGCCGAGGCGCGGGTGGGCATCCTCGCCGCCCGACCCGACGTCGCCGTCCTCGACGTCCGGCTGCCCGATGGCAACGGTGTGGAGCTCTGTCGTGACGTGCGCGCCGCCGAACCGTCGGTGCGCTGCCTGATGCTGACCAGCTATGCCGACGACGACGCGTTGCTCGCCGCGGTGCTCGCCGGCGCATCGGGTTTCGTGCTCAAACAGATCCTCGGCCGCAACCTGGTGGCCGCGGTTCGCACCGTCGGGCGCGGCGGATCGCTGCTCGACGACCGCAGCACCGCGGCCCTGCTGGCCAAGATCCGGGACGGAAAATCGCAGGCCGATCCGCTCGCGGAGCTGACCCATCAGGAACGTGAGGTCTTCAACCTGATCGGCGACGGTCTGACCAATCGGCAGATCGCACAGAAGATGTTCCTCGCGGAGAAGACCATCAAGAATTACGTCTCACGCATCCTGGCCAAGCTCGACATGCAGCGCCGCACCCAGGTCGCGGTGATGGCCACCAAGATCCGCGACGGCAAGGCCTGA
- a CDS encoding acyl-ACP desaturase: MTTLIGSASDTGMTGSDLLRELLPVCEAEVERHMKMTKDWHPHDYVPWDNGRNFAALGGLDWDPDQSKLSEVAKAAMITNLLTEDNLPSYHRVIAENFTLDDAWGFWVGRWTAEEMRHSTVMRDYLVVTRGVDPVELEEIRLQHMTHGFNPLPEDDGQRDHSFDMLFAVSYVSFQELATRVSHRNTGKACGDPIADRMLQRVAADENLHMLFYRNIVAGALDLVPDQAMCAIYGIVSNFQMPGATMPNFRRNAVLIAKGGIYDLPQHLSEVVMPVLRKWRIFERDDFGPLGQMYRDKLAEYLQEMSVKVEKFERARERALEREERKARAGA, from the coding sequence GTGACAACCCTCATCGGATCCGCAAGCGACACCGGGATGACCGGGTCGGACCTGCTGCGCGAACTGCTGCCGGTCTGTGAGGCCGAAGTCGAGCGTCATATGAAGATGACCAAGGACTGGCATCCGCACGATTACGTTCCGTGGGACAACGGTCGCAACTTCGCCGCGCTCGGTGGCCTCGACTGGGACCCCGATCAGTCGAAGCTGTCCGAGGTCGCCAAGGCCGCGATGATCACCAACCTGCTCACCGAGGACAACCTGCCCTCCTATCACCGGGTCATCGCCGAGAACTTCACCCTCGACGACGCGTGGGGCTTCTGGGTGGGGCGCTGGACCGCCGAGGAGATGCGGCATTCGACGGTGATGCGTGACTACCTCGTCGTCACCCGAGGCGTGGATCCCGTTGAACTCGAAGAGATCCGCCTGCAACACATGACGCACGGATTCAATCCGCTGCCCGAGGACGACGGCCAGCGCGACCACAGCTTCGACATGCTCTTCGCGGTCAGTTACGTCAGCTTTCAGGAACTCGCGACACGTGTGAGCCACCGCAACACCGGCAAGGCCTGCGGCGACCCCATCGCCGATCGCATGCTGCAGCGCGTGGCCGCCGACGAGAACCTGCACATGCTCTTCTACCGCAACATCGTCGCCGGTGCGCTCGACCTCGTTCCCGATCAGGCGATGTGTGCGATCTACGGCATCGTGTCGAACTTCCAGATGCCCGGTGCCACCATGCCCAACTTCCGCCGCAACGCCGTCCTGATCGCCAAGGGCGGTATCTACGATCTCCCGCAACACCTTTCGGAGGTGGTGATGCCGGTGCTGCGCAAGTGGCGCATCTTCGAGCGCGACGACTTCGGCCCGCTCGGCCAGATGTATCGGGACAAGCTCGCCGAGTATCTCCAGGAGATGAGCGTCAAGGTCGAGAAGTTCGAACGCGCCCGCGAGCGCGCCCTCGAACGCGAAGAGCGCAAGGCCAGGGCCGGCGCATGA
- the cobA gene encoding uroporphyrinogen-III C-methyltransferase, producing the protein MSAAAHPGSGHPHYLSGLDLMGRKVVLVGGGSVAQRRLPNLVACGAEVHVVALEPTPAVESFAGITLHRRAYADGDLDGAWYAMACTDDPEVNAAVVAEAERRHTFCVRADDARFGTAVTPASGRHRDVQFGVIAGGDHKLSAALRAAIGRALADGDLQVDEAPHPPGVALVGGGPGDPDLITVRGLRLLMAADVVVADRLAPPELLAALGPQVEIIDAAKVPYGRAMKQEAINDVLVAKAKEGKFVVRFKGGDPYVYGRGFEELQACVAAGVPVSVVPGIASPISVPSAAGIPVTHRGVTHEVVIVSGHVAPDHPDSLTDWSALARLRGTLVLMMAVERVEKFAQALLSGGRPGDTPVAMIENGSLPTQRVLRTDLAHAADTAQSEGLRPPAIVVIGDVAGFTDADDVLAFT; encoded by the coding sequence ATGTCTGCAGCCGCACACCCCGGATCGGGCCATCCGCACTATCTGTCGGGTCTGGACCTGATGGGCCGCAAGGTAGTCCTGGTCGGCGGGGGATCGGTGGCCCAGCGACGCCTGCCGAATCTGGTGGCGTGCGGGGCCGAGGTCCATGTGGTGGCCCTCGAGCCGACTCCGGCGGTCGAATCGTTCGCCGGCATCACCCTGCACCGGCGGGCCTACGCCGACGGTGACCTCGACGGTGCCTGGTATGCGATGGCCTGCACCGATGACCCCGAGGTGAACGCCGCGGTGGTGGCCGAGGCGGAGCGTCGGCACACGTTCTGTGTGCGCGCCGACGACGCCCGGTTCGGCACCGCGGTAACCCCGGCCTCCGGTCGGCACCGAGACGTCCAGTTCGGGGTTATCGCCGGCGGTGATCACAAGTTGTCGGCGGCCCTGCGCGCGGCGATCGGCCGGGCGCTGGCCGACGGCGATCTCCAGGTCGACGAGGCCCCGCACCCGCCCGGCGTGGCGCTGGTGGGCGGCGGCCCCGGCGACCCCGACCTCATCACGGTCCGCGGATTGCGGTTGTTGATGGCCGCGGACGTGGTCGTCGCCGATCGACTCGCACCGCCGGAGCTGCTGGCGGCGTTGGGACCGCAGGTCGAGATCATCGACGCCGCGAAGGTCCCGTACGGACGGGCGATGAAGCAGGAAGCCATCAACGATGTCCTCGTCGCGAAGGCGAAGGAGGGCAAGTTCGTCGTGCGGTTCAAGGGTGGCGACCCCTACGTCTACGGTCGCGGCTTCGAGGAATTACAGGCGTGTGTGGCCGCGGGGGTCCCGGTGTCGGTGGTCCCGGGCATCGCCAGTCCCATCTCGGTGCCCTCGGCCGCGGGTATCCCGGTGACGCATCGCGGTGTGACACACGAGGTGGTCATCGTGTCGGGCCATGTGGCGCCCGATCACCCCGACTCGCTGACCGATTGGTCGGCGCTCGCGCGACTGCGCGGCACTCTCGTGCTGATGATGGCGGTGGAGCGGGTGGAGAAGTTCGCGCAGGCGCTGCTGTCCGGCGGGCGCCCCGGCGACACGCCGGTCGCGATGATCGAGAACGGCTCGCTACCCACGCAGCGAGTGCTCCGCACCGATCTCGCGCACGCCGCGGACACCGCGCAGAGCGAGGGGCTGCGCCCGCCGGCGATCGTCGTCATCGGCGACGTGGCGGGCTTCACCGACGCCGATGACGTGCTCGCGTTCACCTGA
- a CDS encoding DHA2 family efflux MFS transporter permease subunit, with protein MSTFSASSDATTAPSDQYRPVFGLAILVLSGMQLLMVLDGTVAALALPRIRDSLSLSESSANWVITSYVLAFGGLMLLGGRLGDAFGRKRMFILGVAAFTATSLLCGLAWNEESLVIGRALQGASAAIAAPTAMALVATTFAPGKPRSQAFAIYAAMTGVGSVAGLILGGVLTQISWRLVFLINVPIGLAVVVGALFALRESQGERMPLDVPGAVLATLGCTLLVLAVSDGPNGWDRPIVVGSFILGGLALVAFIVWERRAANPILPLRLFDNRSRVAALGAILLASMIMMCMAVFISLYLQGILKYTPIQSGLAVVPFAVGLGVAAAIASKLALMIQPRWLVLVGGAVILAGCLYASSIATEMPSYFPSIAIPVVVIGFGVGLAVIPLTLSVIAGVEPTEIGPLTALAQVAQNLGGAVGLVVVGAMVTSRALSQGGTTAPVETMNATQLAAQADGYGLGFACCAGIAVVAAVVVLFMRFTPEEVAEGQAAQEAANATLDVDDVSSRQS; from the coding sequence ATGTCGACATTCTCGGCGTCGAGCGATGCCACCACGGCGCCGTCGGACCAGTACCGGCCGGTGTTCGGTCTGGCGATCCTGGTGCTGTCGGGGATGCAACTGCTGATGGTGCTCGACGGCACCGTCGCCGCGCTTGCCCTGCCGCGTATCCGCGACAGCCTTTCCCTGAGCGAGTCGTCGGCGAACTGGGTCATCACCAGCTACGTCCTGGCCTTCGGTGGGCTGATGCTCCTCGGTGGCCGTCTCGGCGACGCCTTCGGCCGCAAACGGATGTTCATCCTCGGCGTGGCCGCGTTCACCGCGACCTCCCTGCTGTGCGGGTTGGCCTGGAACGAGGAGAGTCTGGTCATCGGCCGAGCGCTGCAGGGCGCCTCGGCGGCCATTGCCGCACCGACCGCGATGGCGCTGGTCGCGACGACCTTCGCACCCGGGAAACCGCGTAGCCAGGCCTTCGCGATCTACGCCGCGATGACCGGTGTGGGATCGGTCGCCGGCCTCATCCTGGGCGGCGTGCTGACCCAGATCTCCTGGCGCCTGGTCTTCCTGATCAATGTCCCGATCGGACTCGCGGTGGTGGTGGGCGCGCTGTTCGCCCTGCGCGAGTCGCAGGGGGAGCGGATGCCCCTCGATGTCCCCGGTGCGGTACTGGCCACGCTGGGCTGCACCTTGCTGGTGCTCGCGGTCAGCGACGGCCCGAACGGGTGGGACAGGCCCATCGTCGTCGGGTCGTTCATCCTGGGCGGGCTGGCGTTGGTCGCCTTCATCGTCTGGGAGCGACGCGCGGCCAATCCGATCCTGCCGCTGCGACTGTTCGACAACCGCAGCCGGGTCGCGGCGCTCGGTGCGATCCTGCTGGCCAGCATGATCATGATGTGCATGGCGGTGTTCATCTCGCTGTACCTGCAGGGAATCCTCAAGTACACGCCGATCCAGAGTGGTCTGGCGGTGGTGCCGTTCGCGGTGGGCCTCGGGGTGGCCGCGGCGATCGCCTCCAAACTCGCCCTGATGATCCAGCCGCGCTGGCTGGTGCTCGTTGGTGGTGCCGTCATCCTCGCCGGTTGCCTGTACGCGTCGTCGATCGCCACCGAGATGCCCAGCTATTTCCCGAGCATCGCGATCCCGGTCGTGGTGATCGGATTCGGCGTCGGCCTCGCCGTCATCCCGCTGACCCTGTCGGTGATCGCCGGGGTCGAGCCGACCGAGATCGGTCCGCTCACCGCGCTCGCGCAGGTCGCCCAAAATCTCGGCGGCGCCGTCGGACTCGTCGTGGTCGGGGCGATGGTCACCTCCCGCGCGCTCTCGCAAGGGGGCACCACCGCGCCGGTGGAAACGATGAACGCCACCCAGCTCGCCGCTCAGGCTGATGGCTACGGCCTGGGATTCGCGTGTTGCGCGGGGATAGCGGTCGTCGCGGCCGTCGTCGTCCTGTTCATGCGGTTCACCCCCGAAGAGGTTGCCGAGGGGCAGGCGGCGCAGGAAGCCGCCAACGCCACCCTCGACGTCGACGACGTGAGTTCGAGGCAGTCGTAG
- the yaaA gene encoding peroxide stress protein YaaA yields MLVILPPSETKSDGGDGPPLNLDALWFTELTPIRKRLADALVELSADLDASRDALGLGKTQLAEVDRNADLWHSPTRPAIERYTGVLYDALDHRGLTRAGKAKAADRLAIGSALFGVVRSTDPIPAYRLSGGSKLPGLPTLASVWKPELSCALDTVDDLVVDLRSGIYQQLGPVSGAITATVVTEAADGSRKVVSHFNKHYKGLIARELVRTRRTVRDVNALAAVLADAGQRVEIARADEIVVITD; encoded by the coding sequence GTGCTTGTCATCCTGCCGCCCTCCGAGACGAAATCCGATGGTGGCGACGGTCCACCGCTGAACCTCGACGCCCTGTGGTTCACCGAGCTCACCCCCATCCGCAAGCGCCTCGCCGACGCACTCGTCGAGCTGTCCGCCGACCTCGACGCGAGCCGTGACGCACTCGGGTTGGGCAAGACCCAGCTCGCCGAGGTCGACCGCAACGCCGACCTGTGGCACTCGCCGACACGCCCGGCCATCGAGCGCTACACCGGTGTCCTCTACGACGCTCTCGATCACCGCGGGCTGACCCGTGCGGGCAAGGCCAAGGCTGCCGACCGGCTCGCTATCGGCTCGGCACTGTTCGGCGTCGTGCGCTCGACCGATCCGATCCCGGCCTACCGACTCTCCGGGGGCTCGAAGCTCCCCGGACTCCCGACGTTGGCGTCGGTCTGGAAGCCGGAGCTCTCATGCGCCCTCGACACCGTCGACGACCTCGTCGTCGACCTGCGATCGGGGATTTATCAGCAACTCGGCCCGGTGTCCGGGGCGATCACCGCGACGGTGGTGACCGAGGCCGCCGATGGCAGCCGAAAAGTGGTGAGCCACTTCAACAAACACTACAAAGGCCTGATTGCCCGCGAATTGGTGCGCACACGTCGCACGGTGCGTGACGTCAATGCGCTGGCCGCGGTCCTCGCCGATGCGGGGCAACGTGTGGAGATCGCGCGAGCCGACGAGATCGTGGTGATCACGGACTAG
- a CDS encoding proline--tRNA ligase, producing the protein MSNLFLRTLRDDPADAEVPSHKLLVRAGYVRRAAPGVYSWLPLGLRVLKAVEQVVREEMNAIGAQEILLPALLPRDPYEETGRWTEYGDALFRLKDRKGADMLLGPTHEELFTQLVKGEYSSYKDLPVILYQIQTKYRDEERPRAGILRGREFVMKDSYSFDLDDDGLKSSYHAHREAYQKIFARLGVRYVIVAATSGAMGGSASEEFLAESEVGEDTFVRCPESGYAANVEAVITPAAQPIPFDGLPPAKVHRTPDTPTIDTLVAWANATLEGTFTAADTLKNVMVKVREPGGDWELLGVGVPGDREVDFKRLEASLEPAEVELLTDADFAANPFLTKGYIGPKGLAANGVRFLVDPRIGDGSSWITGADEPNHHVVGLVAGRDFTPDGTIEAAEVRDGDPSPDGKGELVSAKGIEIGHIFQLGQKYTNAFEVDVLGENGKPVRLTMGSYGVGVSRLVAVLAEQWHDDKGLRWPRAVTPFDVHLVIANKDQAAIDGAQALAADLDAAGLEVLLDDRKASPGVKFKDAELLGMPTVVVVGRGYANGVVEVRDRFSGDSVEVAVAEAVDAITATVRG; encoded by the coding sequence ATGTCGAATCTGTTCCTGCGGACGCTGCGCGACGACCCGGCCGACGCCGAGGTCCCCAGCCACAAGCTGTTGGTCCGTGCCGGCTACGTGCGGCGAGCCGCACCCGGCGTCTACAGCTGGTTGCCGCTGGGACTGCGGGTGCTCAAGGCGGTCGAGCAGGTGGTGCGCGAGGAGATGAACGCCATCGGCGCCCAGGAGATCCTGCTGCCCGCGTTGCTGCCGCGTGATCCCTACGAGGAGACCGGCCGCTGGACCGAGTACGGCGATGCGCTGTTCCGCCTCAAGGACCGCAAGGGCGCCGACATGTTGCTCGGCCCGACCCACGAGGAACTCTTCACCCAGCTGGTCAAGGGGGAGTACTCCTCCTACAAGGATCTGCCGGTCATCCTGTATCAGATCCAGACCAAATACCGCGACGAGGAGCGGCCGCGCGCCGGGATCCTCCGTGGCCGCGAGTTCGTGATGAAGGACTCCTACTCGTTCGACCTCGACGACGACGGACTCAAGTCCAGCTATCACGCCCACCGCGAGGCCTATCAGAAGATCTTCGCCCGCCTCGGGGTGCGCTATGTGATCGTCGCCGCCACCTCCGGCGCGATGGGCGGCAGCGCGTCCGAGGAGTTCCTCGCCGAGAGCGAGGTCGGTGAGGACACCTTCGTCCGATGCCCGGAATCGGGCTACGCCGCCAATGTCGAGGCCGTCATCACCCCTGCGGCGCAACCCATCCCGTTCGACGGGTTGCCGCCGGCAAAGGTGCACCGGACGCCCGACACCCCGACCATCGACACCCTGGTGGCCTGGGCCAATGCGACTCTCGAGGGAACGTTCACCGCCGCGGACACCCTCAAGAACGTGATGGTCAAGGTCCGCGAACCCGGCGGTGACTGGGAACTCCTCGGTGTGGGGGTTCCCGGGGATCGGGAGGTTGACTTCAAGCGCCTCGAGGCCTCGCTGGAGCCCGCCGAGGTCGAGTTGCTCACCGATGCCGACTTCGCCGCCAACCCGTTCCTCACCAAGGGCTACATCGGGCCGAAGGGATTGGCGGCCAACGGGGTTCGCTTCCTCGTCGATCCGCGCATCGGCGACGGATCGTCGTGGATCACCGGAGCCGACGAACCGAACCATCACGTGGTGGGATTGGTGGCCGGCCGAGACTTCACGCCCGACGGCACCATCGAGGCCGCCGAGGTGCGTGACGGCGACCCGTCGCCGGACGGCAAGGGTGAGCTGGTGAGCGCCAAGGGCATCGAGATCGGCCACATCTTCCAGCTCGGCCAGAAGTACACCAACGCCTTCGAGGTCGACGTCCTCGGCGAGAACGGCAAGCCCGTGCGCCTGACGATGGGGTCCTACGGCGTCGGTGTGTCCCGGCTCGTCGCGGTGCTGGCCGAACAATGGCATGACGACAAGGGGCTGCGGTGGCCGCGCGCGGTCACGCCGTTCGACGTACACCTGGTCATCGCGAACAAGGATCAGGCGGCAATCGACGGTGCGCAGGCACTGGCCGCCGACCTCGATGCCGCGGGCCTCGAGGTACTGCTCGACGACCGCAAGGCCTCACCGGGGGTCAAGTTCAAGGACGCCGAATTGCTGGGTATGCCAACGGTTGTCGTCGTCGGGCGCGGCTACGCCAACGGGGTCGTCGAGGTGCGCGACCGCTTCTCCGGGGACTCGGTGGAGGTGGCGGTGGCCGAAGCGGTCGACGCCATCACCGCCACCGTCCGCGGCTGA
- a CDS encoding ferritin-like domain-containing protein encodes MSPTTDSLTDAADAENAAIFTYGVLTAFVSASRRSTVDDNLVAHRAARDAVNDALTKAGGTPPEPAAGYTLPLTVNDPVSAAKAALAAEVDCTVAYRSVLEKADSGSARTLGVDQLTGSASRAADWRIALGDKPTTVAFPGQR; translated from the coding sequence ATGAGTCCCACCACCGACTCCCTGACCGACGCCGCAGATGCCGAGAACGCGGCGATCTTCACCTACGGCGTGCTCACCGCGTTCGTCTCGGCGTCCCGCCGCTCGACGGTCGACGACAACCTCGTCGCGCACCGCGCAGCCCGCGACGCCGTCAACGATGCGCTCACCAAAGCCGGTGGTACGCCTCCGGAACCGGCGGCGGGCTACACCTTGCCGCTGACGGTGAACGACCCGGTGAGTGCCGCCAAGGCGGCGCTGGCCGCCGAGGTCGACTGCACCGTCGCCTATCGCTCGGTGCTCGAGAAGGCCGATTCCGGTTCTGCCCGGACCCTCGGTGTCGACCAGCTCACCGGGTCGGCATCACGGGCCGCGGATTGGCGGATCGCCTTGGGCGACAAGCCCACCACCGTGGCCTTCCCGGGACAGCGCTGA
- the rimP gene encoding ribosome maturation factor RimP: MTIDRMRVRELVGEFVTDRGLDLEDVIVSTSAGTDEIRVIVDSDAGTDLDLLGELTRDISDTLDAHDDLSDDPYTLEVTSPGVGRPLTLPRHWRRARGRKVAIRDVDGASITGRIGALDDEAVEIVVNHRGRIAVESVRFDAVDRAVVEVDFSRPSVAELTRCGLDDEEIARRREPGTAEL; the protein is encoded by the coding sequence GTGACCATCGACCGGATGAGGGTCCGCGAACTCGTCGGTGAGTTCGTCACCGATCGCGGACTCGACCTCGAGGACGTGATCGTCTCGACCTCCGCGGGCACCGACGAGATCCGGGTGATCGTCGATTCCGACGCCGGCACCGACCTCGACCTGCTCGGTGAGTTGACCCGCGACATCTCCGACACGCTCGACGCCCACGACGATCTCTCCGACGACCCGTACACGCTGGAGGTCACCTCGCCGGGCGTCGGCCGGCCGCTCACCCTGCCACGGCATTGGCGGCGGGCACGTGGACGCAAGGTCGCGATCAGAGATGTCGACGGCGCCTCGATCACCGGGCGTATCGGCGCGCTCGACGACGAGGCCGTCGAGATCGTCGTCAATCACCGCGGGCGGATAGCCGTGGAATCTGTCCGCTTCGACGCCGTCGACCGCGCGGTCGTCGAGGTCGACTTCTCGCGTCCGAGTGTGGCCGAACTCACCCGGTGCGGCCTCGACGACGAGGAGATCGCGCGGCGTCGTGAACCCGGCACCGCAGAACTGTGA
- the nusA gene encoding transcription termination factor NusA — protein sequence MNIDINALRMIESDKGIPTDTVITAIETALLTAYRHTDGFAPHARIDVNRKTGAVRVMAQELDEHGEVVHEYDDTPEGFGRIAATTARQVILQRLRDAENEKSFGDLVAHEGEIVGGVVQQDARANARGMVVVQIGNEANATEGIIPSAEQVPGETYTHGDRIKCYVVGVSRGQRGPQITLSRTHPNLVRKLFSLEVPEIEDGSVEIVAVAREAGHRSKIAVHTGVSGLNAKGACIGPMGQRVRNVMSELAGEKIDIIDFDTDPAVFVGNALSPAKVVSVEVVDLAAKAARVVVPDYQLSLAIGKEGQNARLAARLTGWRIDIRSDADDARAAGSGTPGGSRLS from the coding sequence ATGAACATCGACATCAACGCGCTGCGGATGATCGAGTCCGACAAGGGTATCCCGACCGATACGGTGATCACCGCGATCGAGACGGCACTGTTGACCGCCTACCGCCACACCGACGGATTCGCGCCGCACGCGCGGATCGACGTGAACCGCAAGACCGGTGCCGTCCGGGTGATGGCCCAGGAACTCGACGAGCACGGTGAGGTCGTCCACGAATACGACGACACCCCCGAGGGGTTCGGGCGTATCGCGGCGACCACCGCCCGGCAGGTCATCCTGCAACGGCTGCGTGACGCGGAGAACGAGAAGAGTTTCGGCGATCTCGTGGCCCACGAGGGTGAGATCGTCGGTGGCGTCGTGCAGCAGGATGCCCGGGCGAACGCCCGCGGCATGGTCGTGGTGCAGATCGGCAACGAGGCCAATGCCACCGAGGGCATCATCCCGTCCGCCGAGCAGGTTCCCGGTGAGACCTACACCCACGGCGATCGCATCAAGTGCTACGTGGTCGGCGTCAGCCGCGGACAGCGCGGACCACAGATCACCCTGTCGCGCACCCACCCCAATCTCGTGCGCAAGCTCTTCTCCCTGGAGGTGCCGGAGATCGAGGACGGGTCGGTGGAGATCGTGGCGGTGGCCCGAGAGGCCGGACACCGGTCGAAGATCGCCGTGCACACCGGCGTCAGTGGGCTCAATGCCAAGGGGGCGTGCATCGGGCCGATGGGCCAGCGGGTCCGCAACGTGATGAGTGAGCTCGCCGGGGAGAAGATCGACATCATCGACTTCGACACCGACCCGGCGGTGTTCGTCGGGAATGCGTTGTCACCGGCGAAGGTTGTCTCCGTCGAGGTCGTCGACCTCGCCGCCAAGGCAGCGCGGGTCGTGGTGCCGGATTACCAGTTGTCGCTGGCCATCGGCAAAGAAGGACAGAACGCGCGGCTCGCCGCGCGGCTGACCGGATGGCGCATCGACATCCGATCCGACGCCGACGACGCCCGAGCCGCCGGCTCGGGCACGCCCGGCGGCAGCCGATTGTCCTAG